A region from the Melioribacter roseus P3M-2 genome encodes:
- a CDS encoding protein-L-isoaspartate(D-aspartate) O-methyltransferase yields MSRKFKEKGIKDEKVLEAILNVERHRFVPEIVAPHAYNDVALPIGYGQTISQPYTVAIMTQTLDVQPGQKILEIGTGSGYQAAILNYLGARVFTIERNHNLYNRALKIFDELNLKIAARCSDGTLGWEEYSPYDRIIVTAGSPTVPSNLKKQLKIGGKLVIPVGDRTSQVLKVLNKISEDKFEVQEIPYFAFVPLIGKEGWREK; encoded by the coding sequence ATTAGTAGAAAATTTAAAGAAAAAGGAATTAAAGACGAAAAAGTACTTGAGGCAATATTAAATGTCGAAAGGCACCGTTTTGTGCCGGAGATAGTAGCGCCTCATGCTTATAATGATGTGGCTCTGCCTATCGGTTACGGTCAAACAATATCTCAACCTTACACCGTTGCTATTATGACACAAACCCTCGACGTACAACCCGGACAGAAAATTCTTGAAATCGGAACAGGTTCCGGGTATCAGGCGGCGATATTAAATTATTTGGGAGCTCGAGTATTTACAATCGAGAGAAATCACAATCTTTATAACAGAGCTCTGAAAATCTTTGACGAACTCAACTTAAAAATTGCGGCGCGATGCAGCGACGGCACACTCGGCTGGGAAGAGTATTCGCCTTACGACCGAATTATCGTTACTGCTGGCAGTCCTACCGTTCCATCAAACCTTAAAAAACAGTTGAAAATTGGCGGAAAACTGGTTATACCCGTAGGCGACAGAACGTCTCAGGTTCTTAAAGTTCTCAACAAGATCTCGGAAGACAAATTCGAAGTTCAGGAGATTCCCTATTTTGCTTTTGTGCCTTTAATCGGAAAAGAGGGATGGCGGGAAAAGTAA